The stretch of DNA GAGATGTTGAGGCACCGCCCCGCTCCCAGGTCGCGCTCGATGTTCGTCATCGGGCGCACGCGCACGGCTACGCGGGTGTTGCTGACCACCTCCCCATCACCTCTGGGGAGCGTCATGACGACAGTGCCTCTCCTGACGCGCCACTGCTTGTGAGAAGCACCCCGAGGATGGGCAAGTTTTCAAATGCGGGGCGAAACGCCAATCGGCTCGCACGACGCTGGGATCAATCAGGCTAGGGTCCGTCTACAGGCTTCTGCTATGCTATTGGCTGTTCTCCTCGAAGGGAGGGTTAAGGCCGGGTTTCAGCTCGCTGCTGCCCCCGCACTCTTTGTCGGAGTGTCCCACATCCCTGGCCTCCATCTCCCCTGGATCGAAGGCGTATCCGTGATCCTCCTGCTCCCCGGCAACTTGGTGCTTGATTTCCTCCCCTTCTCGGTGAACAGGAAGTTCAAGTGGTACCTgatcttctcctcctccttgttCTTCAGGTCCACCGTCTTCTGTCTACCGTTTCGATATGTTCCCGTCACGTGCGGatgccgccctcgtcgcacCGTCGTGGTGATGTCCAGGTGCGACCACTCCTCCCGCAAGGTCTTGAGGTGATTTTCGAGGAAGTTGCGGAGGTGACGGCTGCTGCCGCTGTGGTCGCAATACTTGAGTTCCAGACGCATGAGCTGATAGACGCCGCGGATAGACATCGTGCCGAGCGCTCGAAAACAATCACGGCGGCGTGAAGATCGAGTCCTTCGCTGCCCGATCTCGCGTCCCGCCGGGTGCCGCGCTACCGAAGTGACCACTAAGTGTGGTTCGTAAACCTAATTCAGAGATCGAGAAAAACTTTGTCTAGGACTATATTCTGTGTCtgccgcgatggcgatgtGAATGCGGGTGCCTTCACGACGGTCCGGACCGGCGGCCCCCGCATGGACCGGGACGTCGATATCATTCCTTGGACTTGAAGAAACCGGAGAGGCGGAACTTCTCGGTGGAGTCCTCCGTGTCAgattcgtcgtcgctgctcgAGTCACTGCTGGAGTCACTGGACGACCTGTCCCGCCTgctcttcttctccttcttgtgtttcttcttcttctccttcttctccttcttatCCTTTTTCTTTTTTTTCTTTTTGTCCTTCTTATCCTTCTTGTCTTTCTTGTGCTTCTTGCTCGCCTTGTGGCTCGCCTCTGCCAGCtcctgctccgccgccctcacCTCGTCCatcctcctcttcttctcctGCATGAGCTGGTActccctctccctcgcggccATGGCGTCTCCCTTCCTCTTCTCCCTCTTCTCGGCGCCGTTCAGCATCTCAAATATCGGCatcccgcgctcgtcggtgCCAATTTTGCGTTTGTTCCCGTGCAGACGCTGGTCCGCCCAGAGCTTCTCCAtcacgtccccgtcctccttcttctcgctCGCGTAAGGATCAGAGCCGACGATGGAGGACCAACGATCGGACACCTTCAGGGCGTTCCCCGTGACCACCCTGTTGCCCGCAGGCATGGGCACGCGTCCAGCGGTGGCGGGCATCGCGCTCGAACCTCACTGTGCTCTTGCGACGCTCTCGGTTCTGCCTTCCGCCGGAATGAATTGCAGGCCGCTTTTCCGGCGTTGTTCTGATGAGGGTGCCGCCCAGCAAGCCCAGAATCGTGGAATTCACCTTAAAGGCAAATATCGTTCTTGTAAACATGTAAACATAACGAAGTATTTTTCTGTGTTCGCCTATTTCCGGTTTTATGCATGAACGCCATAGGAAATTTGAAATTGGCTAAGTGTAACACCTCCGGAGGTTATAAACAATCTCGGcgctccggcgcgggcatAACCAAAGCCGGCGGCTGGGGGGCGCGGCTGAACGGGAAAGCGAAGAGTCGAGGGCGTCTCCAACGTGTGTGTCGATCGCGAGCGCCAAAATCGGGATTGATCGCTCGGTGGGTGCGCGGTCTCACGGGCGGAAACACAACCACGCGGGGTGAACAGAATGGCGCGAAGACGCGAGAGCAACAACACCGCGGGGCTGGCTaggaccgcggcgctggtgatcgcgctcgtcgcgggagTCCGAGGGGTGGTCGCCGATACGACACTCGCGGCGTCTATGGCGAGACCTCTCTCGGCCGCGGGTTCGGGCATCGTTACATCGGTCAAGGTCGggtccgcgggcgtcgtTGCCGATGCTGCGCTGCCCACAGTTGGCGATCtggccggcgccgcgggcgcgcactCGCCCGCCTTTGAGGACTTCATGCGAAAGTTCGAGAAGGCGGAGACGTACTGTCCTGGATCCAAGCCTCCGTGCGAGGAGTCTCTGAGGCGCGAGAAGGTCTTCCacgccaacctcgccgccatcgaggcgcacaacgccgctcgcgagggcgaaggGTCCGAGGGCAAGGGAGGGATGAAGATGGGCGTGACACGCTTTGCGGAcctcaccgaggaggagttTTCAAAGCATCACGGTAAGGGATTCAACGCCATGgacaaggagaaggagaaaggtggcggtgacgagggTGTTTTGGCATCGCACGCCGAGGGagagaaggaggcggcgcccaAACGCTCTGCCACCCCGCTGGGCGAAGTCAAGCAGATGCGCGCAAAGCTTggtgccggcgccggcctcAAGACCCCGAAGCGACACAAGGGTAACAGCTGGCCCCTGCACAATCTCGGTGACGATCCCGATGAGCGCAGTGCGGAGGAAATCGCAGCCGATGAGGGCATTCCCACATCGATCGTTGAGCTCGCGCGCAAGCGACTCAAGGATGGCAGAAAGCACTGCAAGCGCTTCATGAAGTTTGTGCATCAGTACGGCAAGCAGAAGCAGTACTGCGGCGACTTGGAATCTTTCCCGTGCGAGGAGTCTCACAGGCGTGAAATCATCCTTCTGCGCAACATCGAGCAGATCGAGACGCACAACGCGCACCGCAAGAAGGGTGGGATGAAGAAGATTGTCACGAGGTTTGCAGATCTTCTTCCCGAGGAATTCGCCTCTGCGCATGCCACGTATGCCGCTGGCAACACGCTCAAGGATCACCTGGCCAAAACTCAGGAGGCGAAGAAGTCGGCGAGAGACAAGACTGGAAGGAAGACGCTCGAGAGgcaggaggagaaggcgaaggccGAACACGAGGAGAAGGTAGCGCTGGAGGAGCGAACAAAGACCTCGAGCATGAAGAAGGGTACACACGCCGACCATCACGCGAAAGAAGCAGCGTTGGGAGCGGCCGAGCCCGCTGAGCTCAGAGATATGCTCCGCGCGGCCCGTCAGGCGGATGCAGAGGCGAATTCCTACGGCGTGAAGATGCAAATCAACGATGCTGACATCGATGAGGATCTCCGCAAGGCCATCAGTTCTGACCTCGAATCGC from Micromonas commoda chromosome 3, complete sequence encodes:
- a CDS encoding predicted protein is translated as MPATAGRVPMPAGNRVVTGNALKVSDRWSSIVGSDPYASEKKEDGDVMEKLWADQRLHGNKRKIGTDERGMPIFEMLNGAEKREKRKGDAMAAREREYQLMQEKKRRMDEVRAAEQELAEASHKASKKHKKDKKDKKDKKKKKKKDKKEKKEKKKKHKKEKKSRRDRSSSDSSSDSSSDDESDTEDSTEKFRLSGFFKSKE
- a CDS encoding predicted protein — translated: MSIRGVYQLMRLELKYCDHSGSSRHLRNFLENHLKTLREEWSHLDITTTVRRGRHPHVTGTYRNGRQKTVDLKNKEEEKIRYHLNFLFTEKGRKSSTKLPGSRRITDTPSIQGRWRPGMWDTPTKSAGAAAS